In Coregonus clupeaformis isolate EN_2021a unplaced genomic scaffold, ASM2061545v1 scaf0042, whole genome shotgun sequence, a single genomic region encodes these proteins:
- the LOC121543374 gene encoding 26S proteasome regulatory subunit 7, with translation MPDYLGGDQRKIKDVKEEEDKPIRSLDEGDIALLKTYGQSTYSRQIKQVEDDIQNLLKKINELTGIKESDTGLAPPALWDLAADKQTLQSEQPLQVARCTKIINADSEDPKYIINVKQFAKFVVDLSDQVAPTDIEEGMRVGVDRNKYQIHIPLPPKIDPTVTMMQVEEKPDVTYSDVGGCKEQIEKLREVVETPLLHPERFVNLGIEPPKGVLLFGPPGTGKTLCARAVANRTDACFIRVIGSELVQKYVGEGARMVRELFEMARTKKACLIFFDEIDAIGGARFDDGAGGDNEVQRTMLELINQLDGFDPRGNIKVLMATNRPDTLDPALMRPGRLDRKIEFSLPDLEGRTHIFKIHARSMSVERDIRFELLARLCPNSTGAEIRSVCTEAGMFAIRARRKIATEKDFLEAVNKVIKSYAKFSATPRYMTYN, from the exons ATGCCAGATTATTTGGGAGGCGATCAAAGGAAAATCAAAGATGTCAAAGAAGAGGAGGATAAACCTATCAGAT CTTTGGACGAAGGAGACATTGCCTTATTGAAAACTTAT GGCCAGAGCACCTACTCCAGACAGATTAAGCAAGTGGAAGATGACATCCAAAACCTGCTCAAGAAGATCAATGAACTAACCG GCATTAAGGAATCGGACACTGGCTTGGCTCCCCCTGCACTATGGGATCTGGCTGCAGACAAACAGACTCTGCAGAGCGAGCAGCCTCTGCAGGTGGCAAG ATGCACGAAGATCATCAACGCTGACTCTGAAGACCCAAAGTACATCATCAATGTGAAGCAGTTTGCCAAGTTTGTGGTGGACCTGAGTGACCAGGTGGCCCCCACTGACATAGAGGAGGGTATGAGAGTCGG TGTGGATAGAAACAAGTACCAGATCCACATTCCTCTGCCTCCCAAGATTGACCCCACTGTCACTATGATGCAG GTGGAGGAGAAGCCTGATGTGACCTACAGTGACGTGGGTGGATGTAAAGAGCAGATTGAGAAGCTCAGGGAGGTGGTGGAGACCCCACTGCTCCAC CCCGAGAGGTTTGTCAACCTGGGTATTGAACCCCCCAAGGGGGTGCTGCTGTTCGGCCCGCCCGGCACAGGTAAAACCCTGTGTGCCAGAGCCGTGGCCAACCGGACCGATGCCTGCTTCATCAGGGTCATCGGCTCAGAGCTGGTCCAGAAATACGTGGGAGAG GGTGCCAGAATGGTGCGGGAGCTTTTCGAGATGGCCAGGACCAAGAAGGCGTGCCTCATCTTCTTCGATGAAATTGACGCTATTGGGG GGGCCCGTTTTGACGACGGAGCCGGTGGGGACAATGAGGTCCAGAGGACCATGCTGGAGCTTATTAACCAGCTGGACGGCTTCGACCCCAGGGGGAACATCAAGGTCCTGATGGCCACCAACCGGCCCGACACCCTGGACCCTGCCCTCATGAGACCCGGGCGACTGGACAGGAAGATTGAGTTCAGCCTGCCAGACCTGGAG GGTCGTACTCACATCTTCAAGATCCACGCCCGCTCCATGAGCGTAGAGAGAGACATCCGCTTCGAGCTGCTGGCTCGTCTCTGTCCCAACAGCACAG GTGCTGAGATTCGCAGCGTGTGCACGGAGGCGGGCATGTTCGCCATCCGGGCCCGCCGGAAGATTGCCACAGAGAAGGACTTCCTGGAGGCGGTCAACAAGGTCATCAAGTCCTACGCCAAGTTCAGCGCCACCCCGAGATACATGACCTACAACTAA
- the LOC121543373 gene encoding mitochondrial-processing peptidase subunit beta-like, with the protein MSQIINMATSLQRLTSAGRYLVKRNVLKNNVLTRSIVGSHRLLATQAANQVMLNVPETKVTTLENGLRVASEDSGLSTCTVGLWIDAGSRYENERNNGTAHFLEHMAFKGTRKRSQLDLELEIENMGAHLNAYTSREQTVYYAKAFTKDLPRAVEILADIIQNSTLGGAEIERERGVILREMQEVETNLQEVVFDYLHATAYQATALGRTILGPTENIKTINRGDLVEYITTHYKGPRIVLAAAGGVSHNELIDLAKYHFGNLPARYKGEAPTFPQCDFTGSEIRVRDDKMPLAHIVIAVEAVGWSHPDTIPLMVANTLIGNWDRSFGGGVNLSSKLAQMACQGNLCHSFQSFNTCYTDTGLWGLYMVCEPGTINEMMHFTQLEWMSLCTSVTESEVARAKNLLKTNMLLHLDGSTPICEDIGRQMLCYSRRIPLHELEARIDAIDAKTIKDVCTKYIYDKSPAIAAVGPIEQLPDYNRIRSGMYWMRT; encoded by the exons ATGTCACAAATAATCAACATGGCGACGTCCTTACAGCGCCTTACCTCCGCTGGGAGATATCTTGTAAAAAGAAATGTATTGAAGAATAATGTCTTAACCAGG TCCATAGTTGGATCACACAGACTATTGGCTACGCAGGCCGCCAACCAAGTGATGTTAAATGTCCCTGAAACCAAGGTTACCACCTTAGAAAATGGACTACGTGTTGCATCCGAGGATTCCGGTCTTTCGACGTGCACA GTTGGTCTCTGGATAGATGCAGGGAGTCGTTATGAGAATGAGAGGAACAATGGTACTGCTCATTTCTTGGAACACATGGCCTTCAAG GGTACAAGGAAGCGCTCACAGCTTGACCTGGAGCTGGAGATTGAAAATATGGGGGCCCACCTGAACGCTTACACATCGAGGGAGCAGACTGTGTATTACGCCAAAGCATTCACAAAGGACCTTCCCAGAG CGGTAGAGATCCTGGCTGACATCATCCAGAACAGCACATTGGGGGGAGCGGAGATCGAGCGAGAGCGAGGGGTCATCCTCCGAGAGATGCAGGAAGTGGAGACCAACCTGCAGGAAGTTGTGTTTGACTACCTCCACGCCACAGCTTATCAAGCCACAGCGCTGGGCAGAACCATCCTGGGCCCTACGGAGAACATCAA AACAATAAACAGAGGAGACCTTGTTGAATACATCACTACTCACTACAAAGGACCGAGAATAGTGTTGGCTGCTGCTGGAG GGGTTTCACACAATGAATTGATAGATTTGGCCAAGTACCACTTTGGGAATCTTCCTGCAAGATACAAGGGAGAGGCGCCAACCTTCCCACAATGTGATTTTACAGGAAGTGAG ATCCGGGTTCGTGACGACAAGATGCCCCTGGCACACATTGTCATTGCTGTGGAAGCAGTGGGCTGGTCGCACCCCGATACCATTCCCCTTATGGTGGCAAACACACTCATCGGCAACTGGGACCGCTCCTTTGGTGGAGGTGTG AATCTCTCCAGCAAGCTGGCGCAGATGGCATGCCAGGGCAACCTGTGCCACAGCTTCCAGTCTTTCAACACCTGTTACACCGACACAGGCCTGTGGGGACTCTACATGGTGTGTGAGCCTGGCACCATCAACGAGATGATGCACTTCACACAGCTGGAATG GATGTCACTCTGCACTAGCGTTACTGAGAGCGAAGTTGCGAGAGCCAAGAACCTCCTCAAGACAAACATGCTTTTGCATCTTGACG GATCCACCCCCATCTGTGAGGACATCGGCAGACAGATGCTTTGTTACAGCCGTAGGATCCCTCTGCATGAACTGGAGGCCAGAATTGAT GCCATAGATGCAAAGACCATCAAGGACGTGTGTACAAAATACATCTATGACAAATCGCCTGCCATCGCAGCAGTCG GACCAATTGAGCAGCTCCCAGACTACAACCGAATTCGCAGTGGGATGTACTGGATGAGAACCTGA
- the LOC121543371 gene encoding dnaJ homolog subfamily C member 2 produces the protein MLIEALEEDVTVVYCNAIAASVQIEVEPVGRWFEAFLKRRNRNVSASFQELEEEEELSEESEDEELQLEDFPLLRTLDPKDWKNQDHYAVLGLAHMRYKATQKQIKAAHKAMVLKHHPDKRKAAGEQIVEGDGDYFTCITKAIEILSDPVKRRAFDSVDPTFDNAVPSKGEGKDNFFEAYAPVFERNARWSSKKHVPKLGTMDSSFEEVDNFYSVWYNFDSWREFSYLDEEEKDKAECRDERRWIEKQNRAARATRKKEEMNRLRTLVDTAYSLDPRIKRFKEDEKARKENEKKAKVDAKRKEQEEKEKARQAELEAARLAKEKEEEEAKLVAQQAKKEKEIQKKAIKKERQKLRTTCKNWNYFGDNESDSVKMMEDVEKLCDRLELVSLQSLNEALASGSKEEAKVAVEKQVQEVNAQLQKEKDAEVQARQAVRTAVQASGGGGGGGKGWNEEELPLLIKAVNLFPAGTNARWEVIANYMNLHSTSGIKRTAKDVINKAKNLQKLEPGQKDEINKKAFEKFNKEHAAVPQTVDNAVPSERFDGAEANTASWTTEEQKLLEQALKTYPVSTPERWEKIAAAVPGRTKKDCMKRYKELVEMVKAKKAAQEQVGGKSKK, from the exons ATGCTAATAGAAGCATTGGAAGAGGATGTTACAGTCGTCTACTGTAATGCCATTGCTG ccTCAGTGCAGATCGAGGTGGAACCTGTTGGTCGGTGGTTCGAGGCCTTTCTGAAGAGGAGGAACAGGAATGTATCGGCCTCTTTCCAGGAgcttgaggaagaggaggagctgtCTGAGGAATCCGAGGATGAAGAGCTGCAGCTGGAGGATTTCCCCCTGCTGAGAACACTGGACCCCAAAGACTGGAAG AATCAAGATCACTATGCTGTCCTTGGACTGGCTCATATGAGGTACAAGGCAACACAGAAACAAATCAAAGCTGCCC acaaGGCTATGGTGTTGAAGCATCACCCTGACAAAAGGAAAGCTGCGGGAGAGCAGATTGTAGAAGGAGACGGTGACTACTTCACCTGTATAACTAAAG CTATAGAAATTCTGTCAGATCCTGTGAAGCGAAGAGCATTTGACAGTGTAGATCCTACCTTTGACAACGCTGTGCCCTCAAAGGGCGAAGGCAAAGATAACTTCTTTGAGGCGTATGCTCCCGTTTTTGAGAGAAATGCCCGGTGGTCTTCCAAAAAACACGTACCCAAACTTGGAACTATGGATTCCTCTTTTGAGGAGGtggataatttttattctgtTTG GTACAACTTTGACTCATGGAGAGAGTTTTCTTATTTGGATGAAGAGGAAAAGGACAAGGCAGAATG TCGTGATGAGAGGAGATGGATTGAAAAGCAGAATCGTGCAGCTAGAGCCACCAGGAAGAAGGAAGAGATGAATAGACTACGGACACTTGTTG ACACAGCCTACAGCCTTGATCCCAGGATAAAGAGATTCAAAGAGGACGAGAAGGCCAGGAAGGAGAATGAAAAGAAGGCTAAAGTGGACGCCAAGAGGAAagaacaggaggagaaggagaag GCTCGGCAGGCAGAGCTggaggcagcacggctggccaaagagaaggaggaagaggaggccaaaCTGGTCGCCCAGCAGGccaagaaggagaaggagatcCAAAAGAAGGCCATCAAGAAAGAGAGGCAGAAACTCCGGACAACTTGCAAG AACTGGAATTActttggtgacaatgaatctgaCAGTGTGAAAATGATGGAAGATGTGGAGAAACTTTGTGACCGTTTGGAGCTTGTAAG tCTGCAATCCCTGAATGAGGCATTGGCATCGGGTTCAAAGGAGGAGGCCAAGGTAGCGGTGGAGAAGCAG GTGCAGGAGGTGAATGCCCAGCTGCAGAAGGAGAAGGATGCGGAGGTGCAGGCCAGGCAAGCTGTCCGCACTGCTGTACAGGCCAGCGGAGGAGGCGGGGGCGGAGGAAAGGGCTGGAATGAGGAAGAGCTCCCGCTGCTCATCAAAGCAGTCAACCTGTTTCCTGCTGGAACCAACGCCAG ATGGGAAGTCATTGCCAACTACATGAACTTGCACTCCACCAGTGGCATCAAAAGGACGGCCAAAGATGTCATCAACAAAGCCAAGAACTTACAAAAGCTTG AACCCGGGCAGAAAGATGAGATTAACAAGAAGGCCTTTGAGAAGTTCAACAAAGAGCATGCAGCTGTGCCACAGACAGTCGACAACGCAGTGCCCTCTGAGAGATTTGACG GTGCTGAAGCCAACACTGCATCCTGGACCACTGAGGAGCAGAAGCTGCTTGAGCAGGCCTTGAAGACCTACCCAGTCAGCACCCCAGAGAGGTGGGAGAAGATCGCTGCCGCTGTGCCCGGACGCACCAAGAAGGACTGTATGAAGAGATATAAG GAACTGGTGGAGATGGTCAAAGCCAAGAAGGCCGCCCAGGAACAAGTTGGTGGTAAAAGCAAAAAATGA